A genomic region of Roseateles amylovorans contains the following coding sequences:
- a CDS encoding sugar transferase, whose protein sequence is MAKRLFDLLCAGIGLLLLSPLLLLVAAWIKLDSPGPVMFRQERVGRGGRPFFIHKFRTMRVDAPSLGPQITVGADARITRSGRLLRASKIDELPQLWDVVRGAMSLVGPRPEVPRYVALYPAELREIVLSVRPGITDPASLSFRNESELLAQAEDPEREYVEVVMPMKLRLAADYVRNASLGGDIRLILATLGALKA, encoded by the coding sequence ATGGCCAAACGACTGTTCGACCTGCTCTGTGCCGGCATCGGCCTGCTGTTGCTCAGCCCGCTGCTGTTGCTGGTGGCCGCATGGATCAAGCTCGACTCGCCGGGTCCGGTGATGTTTCGGCAGGAGCGGGTGGGGCGCGGTGGCCGGCCCTTCTTCATCCACAAGTTCCGGACGATGCGGGTGGACGCGCCGTCCCTCGGACCGCAGATCACGGTGGGTGCCGATGCCCGCATCACCCGCAGCGGTCGGCTGCTGCGGGCGAGCAAGATCGATGAGCTGCCTCAGCTGTGGGATGTGGTGCGTGGTGCGATGAGCCTGGTCGGGCCTCGGCCGGAGGTGCCGCGGTATGTGGCGCTGTATCCGGCGGAACTGCGCGAGATCGTGTTGTCGGTTCGCCCGGGCATCACTGATCCCGCATCGTTGAGCTTTCGGAATGAGAGCGAACTGCTGGCGCAGGCGGAGGATCCGGAGCGCGAGTATGTGGAGGTCGTCATGCCGATGAAACTGCGGCTGGCGGCGGACTATGTGCGCAACGCCAGCCTGGGTGGCGACATCCGACTGATCCTGGCGACATTGGGCGCGCTCAAGGCATGA
- a CDS encoding polysaccharide biosynthesis protein, translating into MNWLSLDASLTRIRPYREALALALDMAAVALAWQATYLFRLGFERWFEARPDYDHWVMLGIVVLYGLFLKLFHVPKGMWRFSGFGEVKRLAAVCIIAGLIAAVAVLMAQLTKVPRAVLALHPVFTLMALSTMRMGYRMLYEHMRSRISGSALEQRRALVMGAGDAGRLLVAGIQHQQGWVVVGYLDDVREKRGARVAGVPVLGTLEEAPRFAELHGITHVIVAMPAATTLERRRALDLAGKTGLPVLTVPSSQELLAGRAVNQVRDIEPEDLLGREPVQLDEGGISECIGGKTVLITGAGGSIGSELCRQVARYGPSRLVLLELSEFALYSIEQELGEKFPHIPLVRLIGDVKDLPHLKFVFGKYQPQIVFHAAAYKHVPLMEEENAWAALRNNTLGTYHACLAAAECGAERFVLISTDKAVNPTNVMGATKRAAELVISHMAGQGHATRFMAVRFGNVLGSSGSVIPKFKEQIAKGGPVTVTHPEITRYFMTIPEAARLVVQAGTMGESGQVFVLDMGEPVKIVDLARTMIRMSGKDLRDIPIEFSGLRPGEKLYEELLGDEDTTLPTRIARLRIALLGDQMAGGGDVLQLLAELAAGQSRREGAETRNLLARLPLSYSGRS; encoded by the coding sequence ATGAACTGGTTGTCCCTTGATGCGTCGCTGACGCGGATCCGCCCCTACCGCGAAGCTTTGGCGCTGGCGCTGGACATGGCGGCGGTGGCGCTCGCATGGCAGGCGACCTATCTGTTCCGACTGGGCTTCGAGCGCTGGTTCGAGGCCCGGCCTGATTACGACCACTGGGTGATGCTGGGCATCGTGGTGCTCTACGGCCTGTTCCTCAAGCTCTTCCATGTGCCCAAGGGCATGTGGCGCTTCAGCGGTTTTGGCGAGGTGAAGCGGCTGGCGGCGGTGTGCATCATCGCCGGCCTGATTGCGGCCGTGGCGGTGCTGATGGCGCAGCTGACCAAAGTGCCGCGCGCGGTGCTGGCGCTGCATCCGGTCTTCACCTTGATGGCGCTGTCGACGATGCGCATGGGCTACCGCATGTTGTATGAGCACATGCGCAGCCGGATCAGCGGCAGCGCGCTGGAGCAGCGACGTGCGTTGGTGATGGGCGCGGGCGATGCGGGGCGCCTGCTGGTGGCGGGCATCCAGCATCAGCAGGGCTGGGTGGTGGTGGGCTATCTGGATGATGTGCGCGAGAAGCGCGGCGCGCGGGTGGCGGGCGTTCCGGTGCTGGGGACGCTGGAGGAGGCGCCGCGGTTTGCGGAGCTGCATGGCATCACCCATGTGATCGTGGCCATGCCGGCGGCGACCACGCTGGAGCGCCGCCGCGCGCTGGACCTGGCGGGGAAGACCGGGCTGCCGGTGCTGACGGTGCCGAGCAGCCAGGAGCTGCTGGCGGGCCGCGCGGTGAACCAGGTGCGGGACATCGAGCCGGAGGACTTGCTGGGGCGGGAGCCGGTGCAGCTGGATGAAGGCGGCATCAGCGAGTGCATCGGTGGCAAGACGGTGTTGATCACCGGGGCGGGGGGGTCGATTGGGTCGGAGCTGTGTCGGCAGGTGGCGCGGTATGGGCCGTCACGCCTGGTGCTGTTGGAGCTGAGCGAGTTTGCGTTGTATTCGATCGAGCAGGAGCTGGGCGAGAAGTTTCCGCACATTCCGCTGGTGCGGCTGATTGGTGATGTGAAGGACCTGCCGCATCTGAAGTTCGTCTTCGGCAAATACCAGCCGCAGATCGTCTTCCATGCCGCGGCCTACAAGCATGTACCGCTGATGGAGGAGGAGAACGCCTGGGCGGCATTGCGCAACAACACCTTGGGCACGTATCACGCGTGCCTGGCGGCGGCGGAATGCGGGGCGGAGCGGTTTGTGTTGATTTCGACCGACAAGGCGGTGAATCCGACGAACGTGATGGGAGCGACCAAGCGTGCGGCTGAGCTGGTCATCAGCCACATGGCCGGGCAGGGGCATGCGACGCGGTTCATGGCGGTGCGGTTCGGGAATGTGCTCGGGTCGAGTGGGAGCGTGATTCCGAAGTTCAAGGAGCAGATTGCGAAGGGCGGGCCGGTGACGGTGACGCATCCGGAGATCACGCGCTACTTCATGACGATTCCGGAGGCGGCGCGGTTGGTGGTGCAGGCCGGGACGATGGGAGAGAGTGGCCAGGTATTCGTGCTGGACATGGGCGAGCCGGTGAAGATCGTGGATCTGGCGAGGACGATGATTCGGATGAGTGGGAAGGACTTGCGCGATATTCCGATCGAGTTCTCCGGCCTCCGCCCGGGTGAGAAGCTCTACGAAGAGCTTCTGGGCGATGAGGACACGACGCTGCCGACGCGCATTGCCAGGTTGCGTATTGCGCTTCTTGGCGACCAGATGGCGGGGGGGGGCGACGTGCTGCAGCTGCTGGCGGAACTCGCTGCCGGGCAGTCCCGGCGCGAGGGCGCCGAAACGCGCAACCTGCTTGCTCGGCTGCCCCTGAGCTACAGCGGGCGGTCCTGA
- a CDS encoding DegT/DnrJ/EryC1/StrS family aminotransferase: protein MSEPSPLPFLPFALPEIGEEEIAEVVDTLRSGWVTTGPKAKRFEQAFANYLGEPQIECIAVNSATAGLHLALEALGIGPGDEVITTTHTFTATAEVVRYLGADVVLVDIDPQTLNIAIDQIEAAITPRTKAIIPVHYAGLAVDMLTLLDIARKHGLKVVEDAAHALPTTLEKELIGTMGSNATVFSFYANKTMTTGEGGMLVTRDPELAKRARVMRLHGINRDAFDRFTAKVPSWYYEIVAPGFKYNLTDIAAALGLHQLKRLPAFQRRREQIAQRYLQALVDLPLILPPEAPEGDTHSWHLFVLRLSDEAEVTRDEFIERMFALGIGCSVHYVPLHQHPYWREQYGLTAERFPHSQRAYERTVSIPLYTAMTDEQVERVIDAVRRSLGFA, encoded by the coding sequence ATGAGCGAACCTTCCCCCTTGCCCTTCCTTCCCTTCGCCCTGCCGGAAATCGGCGAGGAGGAGATCGCCGAGGTCGTCGACACCCTGCGCAGCGGCTGGGTCACCACCGGCCCGAAGGCCAAACGCTTCGAACAGGCGTTCGCTAACTACCTGGGTGAGCCGCAGATCGAATGCATCGCGGTGAACTCGGCGACTGCCGGTCTGCATCTGGCGCTGGAAGCGCTGGGCATCGGCCCCGGCGACGAGGTCATCACCACCACCCACACCTTCACGGCCACGGCTGAAGTGGTGCGCTATCTGGGTGCCGACGTGGTGCTGGTGGACATCGACCCGCAGACCCTGAACATCGCCATCGACCAGATCGAGGCCGCGATCACGCCGCGCACCAAGGCCATCATCCCGGTGCATTACGCGGGCCTGGCGGTGGACATGCTGACCCTGCTGGACATCGCGCGCAAGCACGGGCTGAAGGTGGTGGAGGATGCCGCCCATGCGCTGCCCACCACGCTGGAGAAGGAACTGATCGGCACCATGGGCAGCAATGCCACGGTGTTCAGCTTCTATGCCAACAAGACCATGACCACCGGCGAGGGCGGCATGCTGGTGACCCGGGATCCGGAGCTGGCCAAGCGGGCCCGCGTGATGCGGCTGCACGGCATCAACCGCGATGCCTTCGACCGCTTCACCGCCAAGGTGCCGAGCTGGTATTACGAGATCGTCGCGCCCGGCTTCAAGTACAACCTGACCGACATCGCTGCCGCGCTGGGCTTGCACCAGCTCAAGCGCTTGCCGGCCTTCCAGCGTCGTCGCGAGCAGATCGCCCAACGCTATCTGCAGGCGCTGGTCGATCTGCCGCTGATCCTTCCACCGGAAGCGCCGGAAGGCGACACCCACAGCTGGCACCTGTTCGTGCTGCGCCTGTCGGATGAGGCGGAGGTCACGCGGGACGAATTCATCGAACGCATGTTTGCGCTGGGCATCGGCTGCAGCGTGCATTACGTGCCGCTGCATCAGCATCCGTACTGGCGGGAGCAGTACGGCCTGACCGCCGAGCGCTTCCCGCATTCCCAACGCGCTTATGAGCGCACGGTGAGCATTCCGCTCTACACGGCGATGACCGACGAGCAAGTCGAGCGCGTCATCGATGCCGTTCGGCGTAGCCTCGGCTTTGCTTGA
- the wecB gene encoding non-hydrolyzing UDP-N-acetylglucosamine 2-epimerase: MTVVGTRPEIIRLSRTIDKLDHYCEHVLVHTGQNYDYELNEVFFSDLGIRKPDHFLEAAGATAAETIAQVIMNVDKVIELTRPDAILILGDTNSCLAAIAAKRRKVPIFHMEAGNRCFDFRVPEEINRRIVDHTADINLTYSQIARDYLLRENLPPDQVICTGSPMREVIEFYRDGIEASDVLVRQDLSAGKYFVVSAHREENVDSAENLQRLLTLLNTLAERYDEPVIVSTHPRTRKRLEQLGDALRVHSRVQFMKPFGFLDYVHLQTRARAVLSDSGTITEESSILNFPALNLREVHERPEGVEEAAVMMVGLDVGRVMDGLRVLEDQPRGDERLLQLVKDYAPANVSDKVLRIIISYTDFVNRKVWKKPQG; this comes from the coding sequence ATGACAGTCGTCGGCACTCGGCCGGAAATCATCCGGCTGTCGCGCACGATCGACAAGCTGGACCACTACTGCGAGCATGTGCTGGTCCACACGGGCCAGAACTACGATTACGAACTGAACGAGGTCTTCTTCAGCGACCTCGGCATCCGAAAGCCCGACCACTTCCTGGAAGCCGCTGGCGCCACGGCCGCCGAGACCATTGCGCAGGTCATCATGAACGTCGACAAAGTGATCGAGCTGACGCGCCCCGACGCGATACTGATCCTGGGCGACACCAACAGTTGCTTGGCCGCGATCGCTGCAAAGCGCCGTAAAGTGCCTATCTTCCACATGGAGGCCGGCAACCGTTGCTTCGATTTCCGGGTTCCAGAAGAGATCAACCGCCGCATCGTCGACCACACTGCCGATATCAACCTGACTTACAGTCAAATCGCGCGCGACTACCTGCTGCGCGAGAACCTGCCACCTGATCAGGTCATCTGCACCGGCAGCCCGATGCGCGAGGTGATCGAGTTCTACCGTGATGGCATTGAGGCATCGGACGTGTTGGTGCGGCAGGACTTGAGTGCCGGCAAGTATTTCGTGGTGAGCGCTCACCGAGAGGAGAACGTCGACTCCGCGGAGAATCTTCAGCGCCTGCTGACGTTGCTGAACACACTCGCTGAGCGCTATGACGAGCCCGTGATCGTCTCCACCCATCCCCGAACACGTAAGCGCCTGGAGCAACTGGGCGACGCGCTGCGAGTGCATTCCCGTGTGCAGTTCATGAAGCCGTTCGGTTTCCTGGACTACGTCCACCTCCAAACCCGTGCCCGTGCGGTGCTTTCGGACAGCGGCACCATCACTGAAGAATCGTCGATCCTGAACTTTCCTGCCCTGAATCTGCGCGAGGTCCACGAGCGGCCAGAGGGCGTCGAGGAAGCGGCGGTCATGATGGTTGGCCTGGACGTGGGGCGTGTGATGGATGGCCTGCGCGTGCTCGAGGACCAACCCCGTGGCGACGAACGCCTCCTGCAACTCGTCAAGGACTACGCACCGGCGAATGTTTCTGACAAGGTGCTTCGCATCATCATCAGCTACACCGACTTCGTGAACCGAAAGGTCTGGAAGAAGCCTCAGGGCTGA